The DNA window GCCGGTTCCTCGGCCCAAACCAACAGACGCTGCAGTCTCGCTGCTGTGGACCGAAAAGGACGCTGTCCCTTCTGCTTGTGCACCCACCGcttcccccagctccccacagctcccacctcTGGCTCATCTCTCACCTTTCCCTGTGCTGGCCGGCTATGGATGCACTCGCTGGGTGTCCACTCCGTCGCTGGCAGAAGTGAGGTACAACTCCACGGAGCAGCACAGACACCCTACAAGTGGGCTGCGATATTTGGAAACCTTCCTCCTGCCTGGTTCACGTCGCCAATGGGGCTGCTGTGCTGACTCGCCCAAGCCCCGGGCATCAGGGACGCCGCTGCCCGCAGGACGCAGAGCCCAGGAACATTCAGGCTCATGAAAATCTTCACGCCGGGGCAGCCGAGCGAGGAGCTCTCCCCAGGAGGGGCCATGGCCAGGGCTTGGTGCTGCACGGGATGGAGCAGGGACCGGCCACCATGGGGGCGAGGAGAGCAGCTGCCTGCCGAGAGGCGGGCGGTCAGGGTGCTGCATTTTGTGGTGCTGCGTTTCGGGGTGCCGCGTTTTGGGGTGCCGCCAGGTGCCACGCAgtgggaggctgcgcctgcaCGGCGGCTCCACGAAGGGCTGGAACCGCCTCATACGGTTCGATGCCAACCGGGACGGTACCCGGCACCCACGGGACAGGGGACCCTCGTTGGGCACCCGGGGAGACATGGTGGGGACACCCAGCAGCCCGGGAcgtccctgtcccttccctgcgggtgcaggggagctgctctcccctcctgccGCTGAGCCACGGGCAGGGATCGATCCTGGAGGCTCTGAACTCTCCCCGTTTCTTCCCCGTAGGGTAGGATCTCCTCGTCTCCTCATGCCACGTTTGCCTTGTGTGGCCCCTATTTCTGATGTGATATTTATTGATGGCTGGAATGACCTTATACTTATCATGTGCTGTCTGGAAGTGCAATATCTGAGAGGCTATACAGTCACGATGTCTTTTCGGTGTATTATTTGCCTAATacagtattaaatatttttttaatttgaagagtCAGTGAGCCCTTTATATCGATGCCCTATTTCTTTCGTCATATTATTGGTACTGCATGGACTCCAAACCCTGGATCGGGTCAGGAAAGGATGTATGTGTGTTCCAataaacaggattttaaaacaGTGCTGGCTTGAGCCTTCTTTCTAGAgcccaaattaaaaatataattaatctTTAGCTTCCTCAAGAGTTTTTGGGGTACAGGACTGAGCCCCAGTTGCAAACCAGTAAAATCACTGGTCTCTGCAGGGTGGATTTAAGTGTGGGACATAATTTCCCAACACTGAGTGACCATGCTGAGGTCCAGCTGGATTTTCTGATATGGAAAAATCCCCAACCTGGGAATTAGGAGAGACTTGCACAGAGGAGGACGGCAGTAAAGGAAGCCCTGAGCAGTCCAAACAAAtgcctttatttaaaaaaaaaaaaaaaatccaaataagttagcaaaaataataattaagaaaaacaaaaacaaatggcaACTCCACACAGAGATCAGTAGAAAAGACGGTGCGCGCAGCCTCCGCGGGGCTCGGCACCCGCAGGACACCAGCCGGAGAGACGCGTTGGTCAAAGAGcatcttgggaaaaaaaaaaatcagcaagcGAACCCAGCACACACATTGGCCCCCAAAAACCGATCGCCCCCAGACGGGGGGTGCAGAGCCCGACGCCAGGCGGCCGCCCTCACGGGAACCGGGGCCACGGCACCGCCAAGATCCCACCTCTCCCCATCGGCATTTCCCAGCTGGGCGAGCGGGAGCGTTTTGCGAGGAGTGGGAATGGAGGTGAGTAGTTCCAGCGGTGTGGTCCACGACGCCGGAGGGGTAAATACGATTTCCAGCGGCTGGACCCTTCCAGCATCTTATTCCCACCCCATCACCAGGTCGAAGAGCCACTGGGTGTTGTGCCGGCTCAGTTTTGAACCCGCTCCTCCTGGAACGTCACAGCCACGTCCTCCACGGCGATGTTCTCCACGATGGAGGAGAGCGAGTGGAGGTTGCGGTCCTCTGCCGCGTCATCGGCCAGGAGGTGATCTGCAGAGAGCAAGGGCATGATggctctgctggggacagggaccatGTGCTGAGGACAGGGACCacgtgctggggctggggaccatgttctggggacagggaccatGTGCTGGGGATAGGGACAATGTGCTGGGCATGGGGACCATGTGCTGGGGACGGGCAatgtgctggggatggggaccatgtactggggatggggaccatgtgctggggatggggaccaTGTACTGGGGATGGGGACCATGTGCTGAGTATGGGGACCATgtgttggggacagggaccatGTGCTGGGGACACGGACAAtatgctggggatggggaccaTGTGCTGGGAACAGGGACCATGTGCTGGGAACAGGGACCATGTACTGGGGATGGGGACCATGTACTGGGCATGGGGAccgtgtgctggggacaggaaCTTTGTGCTAAGGACAGGGACCATGTGCGGGTACAGGGACCATGCGCTGGGGACAGCTTCTGGCTCCACGTAGAGGAGACCCCACAATCCCACCACATGGCTGGAGAGACCTGGGGACCCACTCCCGCTCCTGCCCTGAGGGATTTGGACCTTCCCCTGGAGAGAGCAAGAGGGACTGAAActtttggatattttttatgttttattctcTGTTGGCAAACGAGGTTTAAGTTTCTatccctgggggaaaaaaacaggtgGATTTGGAGGGGGTTGACTgcaataatggaaaaaaaatcagcagctgcagaggggcATGGGGAGCCTGGGGCAGCGATGGTTTGTGATGCTCAGTGATGCTCAGCACCGCTGCGGGCAAAGCTGAGCCAAGGGACAGTGAGGGACAAACCCTTGATGGGGACCAGGCTGCTAATTCCATGGCTCACAAAGAACAGATATCGTGGGGAAAtcaggcagcaggagaagccCGAAGTCTCTAAGCATCCAGCCAAGGAAACACTGGAGGATTTATGAGCTCATTTCTCTGCAACAGCGGGGTGGGCAGAGGAGGACAAGGCTCCTTTTGTCCTCTACTCTGAGCATCTCCTGCCTGGGGGGGGTTGGCTCAGTGATGCTCTGCCCCAGGACTGCAGTGTCCCCACAGCTGTCCCCCCCAGAGCCCAGCGAGGCTGCAGGACATGGGGATGACCTTACCTGCGGGGTTGGTGCCAAACTCCAGCTGGCTGCTCCACTCGGGGCTGCAGGACGAGCTGCCGGACCCGCACTCGCCGGCCGCCTGCAAGGAGCCGAGATACAGACTGTGGGTCTCACAGCCCCCGGCCCCACTAAACCCCACCAGCCACCACTAAAACACCCCGGGGGCGCCCATCCCCACAGCACAATCCCTCTGCGGAGGTGGGAACATCCATCCCCACCCGCAAAGATGCCTCAGGAGCCGACATCATTTCGGGTCCCCATCACCCATCGGGGGCAGATGCTTCGTTAACCAgtttagcagggtctgttgtgataggacaaggggtgatggttttaaactaaaggagggagattcaggctggacatgaggaaggaattgttgtcctgagggtggtgagagcctggcccaggttggccagagaggtggtggctgaaccatccctggagacatcccaggccaggctggacggggctctgagcaacctgagctggtgcagatgtccctgctcatggcagggggggcactggatgagtttgaaggtcccttcaacccaaactgttctgtgattctatgaaccataaaggcagaaaaaaatctcagtttgtGGCTCTGGACACAGGAGAAATGAAACTGTCCACTCACTGCAGGTAAAAAAACTCTTTTTGCTCAGTGACTCTGAGAAAGGGCCAGAGATGGACAAACGTACTTTGGCAAAACCGCTTTTTGTTGAAAATCACCTACTCGGGCTCACAAAAAACAACGCAGGGACTGGACACCCCCAGGCCATCCCAAGGGGATTTCTGGGGAAGATCTTTTGGCAGTTTGATTTGTGGATTTGGGGCTGAACGgctatttcagagaaaagagcTGACAGCCTGAAAAATGAGAGCGTTACTCAACAAAGCTCAGAATTaacttttggttttgtctgtgtaTCTTTATTTGGAAGTGGATGCCAGCCCGcattaaacacaaaatatgaTTTATAGGAGCAACCCCAAGGACCCAGCTATTTGTAGCAGCCTAGAAATGGCACCTTGGGTCTACAAACTTGTAGCATCACAGGCTAATTAATTAACAATTGGATTTAGTTCCCAGCGAAGTAGGGAATTCTTAcagataggatttttttttcccaaaacataTTGGATTTCGCACTCCATATATGAACCCCATGGCCATGCCTTGGAGAAGGGACAACTCCGAGCAGCCGCGACACGGGAACTGCCCTGCAATGTTTTGGGCGCATTTGCAGCAACAGCCAACAAATCagcccaaaccaaacccaagtGGATATATTGGGTTTACACCAGCAAGTCCAAAGTCTATATAGGATGGAGCTTAAAAGCCTTTTGAGTCCTTTATTCAGCCTCTAAATGTACCACATTGGGCTACAAGGGTACTTTCTAGTTTGCTCCTTAAATCCTTTAGTCTGAAAGGAGAGGAATCTTGGTGAATTCCACTTTTCTGTCcttatatctatatctatatctatatctatatctatctaaTCTATAACTATATATCTCTATCTCTATATCTCTAtctctatatctatatctatatatctacaTCTAGCTATGTATATCTATGTCTCTATATCTACATCTacatctatatctatatatctatatctacaTCTATAACCATATCAATATCCACATCCATATCCATATCTATATCTACCTATATTATCTATATCTACCTGTATCTATATCCATAGACGTATCACCTGTATCTACTTCTACACCTACATCTATCTGTATAACCTGTGTCTCTATCATCTGTATCTGCACCTATACCATCAAGACCTATGCTTATACCTACCTCTACATCTGCATCTATCTACATCATCTATACCAACACCGACACCTATATCTACATCTCTATCTATCTATACGTTTTGATATCCAGATcctcagagctgcagggaaGCACTTGCCCAGACCCCCCCGTGGTGACCCCCCCGATGGTGTTTGCTCAGGGGCTTTGTGGGTCGTGTCACTTTGTAGGGAGAAACCAGGAGCGTGTGTGTCTGTGAGCAGGgggatttaattttattttatattttattcatttaatctccttattttaacttattttttaaatttttttttttgggggggtgtttgtttttatcttgGTTTTGCCTTTATCATCCCTCTCAAGCCCAAGCACATGTGCTGCGCTCActgcatttccagcactggaCCACGCAGCCCTCACTACATCCATACATAAATCTATAGATGTATACATAGGGAAAGACGGCTACTGGCCCCTTTGTCCGAGAGCCCGGTTGGGCTGGACCATCGCTGCTCTCAGCCTTTGTGCAGGACACATTCACCAGCTCGTGACACCAGCATCTGCCTcggccccagggctccccagcagAACCCAGTGCCCCGATCATCACCCCCATAGAGCATCACCCCCATAGGGTGTCACCCCCATAGGGTGCTGCCCTCATAGAGTATCACCCTTACAGGGCATCACTCCCATAGAGCAGCACCCCTATAGAGTGTCACCCCCACAGGGCATCACCCCCAAAGGGCATCACCCCCATAAAGTATAAACCCCATAAAACATCACCCCCATAGGCCATCACCCTCATAGGGCAACGCCCCCCTAGGGCATCATCCCTAGAGAGCGTGACCCCCATAGACCACCACCCCATAGAGTATCACCCCCACAAAGCATCACCCCAAAGCACATCACACCCCTATAGAGTGTCACCCCCAAAGGTCATCACCCCCATAGACCATCACCCCCATAGAACACCACCTCCATAGGGCATCACCCTTAGAGAGTGTCACCCCCATGAAGTATCACTCCCAAAGGACATCACCCCCATAGACCACCACCCCCATAGAGCATCACCCCCAAAGCGCATCACCCCCATAGGGCATCCCCCCCATAAAGTATCACCCCCATAGGCCACCACCCCCATAGGGTTTCACCCCTATAGAGCATCACCCCCAAAGCACATCAACCCCATAGACCACCACTCCATAGGGCACCACCCTTATAGAGTGTCACCCCCATAAAGTATCACCCCAAAAGTCATCACCCCCATAGAGCATCACCCCCATAGACCATCACTCCCACAGGTCACCATCCCCATGCTGGTGCCCAGCCCAGATTTGGGGGCCCCGGGGGACACTCGGGGACACTCAccccgggctgcggggcggcgggaCGGAAGCGCAGGTCCCTCTGCTCCCGCTCCTGCTGGTTGAGGGTGCTGAGCAGGCTCTGCAGGCGCTCGATGTACTGGATGGCGCTGCGCAGGATCTCCACCTTGGGCAGCCGCTGGTTGGGGTTCAGCAGGGTGCTGCGCTTCAGCGCCTCGAAGGCTTCGTTCACCTTCTTCAACCTGCGCTTCTCCCGCAGCGTGGCCGCCCGGCGCCGGTCGATGGACACCGTCTTGCGCTTGCAAACCTTGCACGCCCACGGCAGACACTGCCCGGGACAGTGCTCGGCCAGCGCTGAGTCCTTCTCCTCCAAAGCCACCCTGCCCTCGGGACACAGGGCCACCTCGGGCCGCTCGGGGAACGCCGATGGCTCGTAGCCTTGCAAACGGGAGCCCAGGAAATTTTCCCCATCGTAAAACCTCTGGTCCGGGAAAAAATACGGGTTGGTCTCAAAGAGCTCCATGGGTGCGCAGGCGGCTCGGGGATGTGTGCGCGGCTCGGGGATGgctgctccctctccccacGCCAACTGTTTGGTGCCATTTAAACCCCGGCGCTGGCATTAAATCACGGAGATAAATATAGAAAACCTAAAGGAAACCTGAGCCCAGCCTAAGCTGCTGCCTCACATCAAAACTTGTCCATCTGATTTCATGTGCTCTCCCCGCGGGGATTACGCTGCCCCAGAccgcggccgcgccgggggGGTCCGGGGGAGCTGGCACGGTGGGGAGGGCAGCTCGTCGCCCCACGAACAAGGGCTTTGTTCGAGCCCAGGGGTGCCAGCGGGGACGGCGGGTGGCTGCCAGCTCCCCCCCGGCATTCCTGCATCATCTGGTCCCTTCAGTTACAGGCTGGTTGGGGGGAGCCCACGGTGGCCTCGTGGCCAGGCCACCCTTGTCACTTTGTGGCTGCTGCCTTCGTCCCTTGCACCCCCGCACCCTGGGGCCTGCTTTTCTTCCACCATGGGCTTCCTGAAGGTCCTTGGTCAAGTCCCTTATCCCAGAGCAGCATTCTTGGCACAAAATCCACGTTCGTGGCTTCTCCTCTGCACGAAACCCAAGGGACACCTTCTCCCGTGTGTCCCCGCTGCTGTCCCACCCCAGCTCATCTCCAGTCCATCTGTACTTGCAGATAGACCAAAGCCCCAACGCTGTCCTGCCGCACCCCTCTCCCAACAAAGACACATCAGTTACCCCTTCCCAacggggaaactgaggcacaatcACGGGCCAGCACGAGCAGCAGCGTGGGTGAGATTTTAACCCATCCCCAGCCCTTCCCTACAGACTCCAACTGCTCGACTATGTTACTCCAGCTTTGTCTTTTCCgaagggattattttttttttttccatcggGAACGTCAGAAACcatctcccctctcctcctatTCCTGCTCCAGGCCAGATTCCAGGCGAGGGATCGGTCAGTGGAAAGAATGTCAGCCAAGCACAGGGCCAACCCTGCCGGGATTTTccttccccaaatccccccaccCCGGCACATTCCCTGTGCCCGCTGCCAGCTCCCTTCCCCACTTTGGGTTGATTTCTAGCCTTTTGGGCACCTGCCACCATGCTCTTCTCTCTTTGCTGTGATTTCTTTGGGGCTAAGAGCTTTATAGCGCATCCTCACTCTGATTCCAGCTCTCCCCGGCTCTCAGTCCTGGGGATTTGCTCTCTCCACAGTTTTAGAATCTATCAAAAAtctgcaggaaggaaagcagGACCCACGGCCCCAGGGTTCACCCTTGGCACAGCCTCTGCACTCGCCAGGGTCAATCAAACCCCCAAAATAcgcaagaaggaaagaaatcagaGCACTGGCTTGGCCCCTGCGTTAGGTGGAAGCACCAAAAGAGCGAGGAAGAAGCAAGATTTGTccctgagaactgcagaggagccAGCGGCAGGCGTGAAGCCGCTAGGAGGGGATAACCTGAACCCAAGGGCTCCACATCAACCTCACCTCGTCACATCCAGCAGTTTGACTCACTCGTGGGGACCCTTCTCAGTGGCACTTGCTTGTGGACATGACCCTGGCGAGCCCTTCGAGCTGCAGCCGGGTCCCTGGGCGAGCGATGCCCTGCAGGACCATacaaatggggtttttttaattgcaagagGGTGTTCGGAGGATGAGGAAGCTGGTGGTGACATAACTGGCTCCGCGGGGCATGTGGCAGACCCGGACAAGAGAGCGGTCAAACATTTAGCACTTCATAAAACAGGGGCAGCATCGGTAGAGCAGGCGGCGGCCACCCCGGTGGCCTTTCCCTGGGTCGAGGCAGCCCTGATGGGCCACCAAGGCCACCGAGTCCCTGCGGCTGAGCGGGCAGTGGAGGCAGCTCATGGGGACACG is part of the Caloenas nicobarica isolate bCalNic1 chromosome 21, bCalNic1.hap1, whole genome shotgun sequence genome and encodes:
- the MYOG gene encoding myogenin yields the protein MELFETNPYFFPDQRFYDGENFLGSRLQGYEPSAFPERPEVALCPEGRVALEEKDSALAEHCPGQCLPWACKVCKRKTVSIDRRRAATLREKRRLKKVNEAFEALKRSTLLNPNQRLPKVEILRSAIQYIERLQSLLSTLNQQEREQRDLRFRPAAPQPGAAGECGSGSSSCSPEWSSQLEFGTNPADHLLADDAAEDRNLHSLSSIVENIAVEDVAVTFQEERVQN